A single Alosa sapidissima isolate fAloSap1 chromosome 17, fAloSap1.pri, whole genome shotgun sequence DNA region contains:
- the sytl2b gene encoding serine/arginine repetitive matrix protein 2 isoform X3, translating to MIDLSHLTEEEQGVIMTVLKRDAELKKAEEERIKQLQSLLIEENKLKYMTGEWFYEVKSQRHQDRIHGSEIIWASMRQKKQDFTRSLERPRRGSGIDGAMATLKPYSQQRFEAQEQRDRKSESLPSEARQESLRLAMRSPKLRHNPFNNVQVEFDTEKLHPQLSNGTQGSSKTQEREIPSSQRELLREVKVEEPEVPAKRPAPVPRKRTKLPRTTSSGTDSTRSGVTSPTTSMTSTTRGILKPASSCSSVDSHQREPSGVEVVQEREPGEVQRREEESEEVMRVERRDEGKRHFVPVSAEDSPEERRTSEVMTQQHISRAEEVQQRETTSRSHDGHLREATSRSNAAQQEKATSRSVEDQMRETPPQMSWPKTDVSRGLGLSVFTRPEEKPSLGKAQPLSTSPGSSGSRTVWPPNPDQLPREKAAPQITQHKWRESSAERPQLIKDNQDLRAKDTNTDLLKTTEGTMQESKRTLLLSTLDVVEKPADTDRSKSPVAPASKTSKLTEEEGDSIAKVLEWFNRSTDSSNRQDTDSIQDLEDTKDDITDSEEEAKATVITPAANVYTIIPRQEKPKEKKKLFPDDICWVGEQSADLSDEAPEQRDARRESPAITVRPFQPGISRDGSYQLQPSANAVFTPDTTYQPQHSGQSPPQTETSYQPQRFTQSPLQTETTYQSKHLIQSPLQTETSYQSKRSIQSPLQTETTYQSKSSIQSALQKETSYQSKRSIQSPIQPETSYQPQYSTQSPLHTETTYQSKSSIQSPLQKETSYQSKRSIQSPLQTETTHQSQRSSQSPFQTETTYHSQSSIQSPLQREITIETNRTTYQSKHPVQSAVKTETTYQPQRPVSSMPNKEATIQAHPPVHSVLKTETAFKAQQYRPEAQKQGPPRLEEVPVPRGPKAEAGGNTRQDSQDERPKIANLKSFWERGTSGPKILISRTHLNTDKKTMPSQQMDLGQTGRDQIEEPLKSVQNFEIRSMSTSLNPRNEEKPQRKQIVEINERGVEVTPIEQKYMNVKVEDEKVPESVSSTQRSDTFEGSSHIQKDVTSSEVKTPPFSLHTSRFARRVSEEAMKYSRIPFSEDATKYSHAPASGDTMKYSHAPTSEDAMNYPRPPMSEDGMKNSSTPVSGDAIKNSSPTPTARPEAVQKAEEREEETPPGSRSLSRTSTPVLPSSPVLPAKQNTQHLENRRERLRQLKSFWESEVGGPKLYSGRSRDAESKSNRPSGSSSLNKRFTKSAFDLRSMGLSSNDDFDDASGEHSFSGSTMKDKAEKPALADTNFKSLKNFWSGSPSVQTRPKSPTSKDRLQGSKSPPAKPHEMSGAPRAASPQQWKPNSNPTSSYRGSDEMSDKSHGRPREESWHSKASSANREEHPSSPSLKSRHKSRDEGGTSNRRASVDSRSGKASHRTTSVEPEQNRKTAPQHQSRRNSEQVSLNSALGLKNRSGQPPRRTSTGNLNERAGSMRRATSMYSLAVREDEEQTSPKPSKRSQELSSTKPKKMPEFGLSFAKKASEVGRSREKLNERRPSNERRPSRTYEDTECQPLARSFIPRDYQHYLGIPERTGTCPAAPAPEPQEELCTSFSDQPGCEWSHSGCPVRSSTPVGTEDLGGRRGSLGPRPTYSVPPNEDFNQESPRSSASESWTSSRKNSKCEEELDGPVQKALRRAAIRPTFTKSLEDITAATGPERESEKASIFMHSSGDASPSTSTLTSSFSEPEHLRKMSKSVPSFLQEDVRSPDPQLL from the exons ATGATCGACCTGAGTCACCTGACGGAGGAGGAGCAGGGGGTCATCATGACCGTCCTGAAGAGGGACGCAGAGCTGAAGAAAGCTGAGGAAGAGCGCATCAA GCAGCTCCAGTCTCTGCTGATCGAGGAGAACAAGCTCAAGTACATGACGGGCGAGTGGTTCTACGAGGTGAAGTCCCAGCGGCACCAGGACCGCATCCACGGGTCCGAGATCATCTGGGCCTCCATGAGGCAGAAGAAACAAG ATTTCACCAGGAGTCTGGAGAGACCCAGGCGTGGCAGTGGGATTGATGGTGCCATGGCCACATTGAAACCTTACTCGCAGCAGCGTTTCGAAGCCCAGGAGCAGAGGGACAG GAAAAGTGAGAGTCTGCCTTCAGAGGCTCGACAGGAATCCCTGAGGCTGGCTATGCGCTCCCCCAAG CTGAGGCATAACCCATTTAATAATGTACAAGTGGAGTTTGATACAGAGAAGCTTCACCCTCAGCTGTCCAATGGGACCCAGGGTTCCAGCAAAACacaggagagag AGATTCCCTCTTCTCAGAGAGAGCTGCTCAGGGAGGTGAAAGTTGAGGAACCTGAGGTACCAGCAAAGCGGCCGGCCCCAGTGCCGAGGAAGAGAACTAAGCTGCCCAGAACAACGAGCTCAGGCACAGACAGCACCAGGTCAGGGGTCACGAGCCCCACAACCTCTATGACCTCTACGACCCGCGGCATCCTGAAGCCGGCCTCCAGCTGCAGCTCTGTCGACTCCCACCAGAGGGAGCCTTCGGGGGTGGAGGTGGTACAGGAGAGGGAACCTGGGGAGGtgcagaggagggaggaggagagcgagGAAGTGATGCGGgttgagaggagagatgaggggaaaCGGCACTTTGTACCAGTGTCAGCTGAAGACAGTCCAGAGGAACGGCGGACATCAGAGGTGATGACCCAGCAGCACATCTCAAGGGCAGAGGAAGTTCAGCAGAGAGAGACCACCTCAAGGTCACATGATGGTCACCTGAGAGAGGCCACCTCAAGGTCAAATGCAGCTCAGCAGGAGAAAGCCACTTCAAGGTCAGTTGAAGATCAAATGAGAGAGACCCCACCTCAGATGAGCTGGCCCAAAACTGATGTTTCCCGAGGCTTGGGCCTCTCGGTGTTCACGCGCCCAGAGGAGAAGCCATCTTTGGGCAAAGCAcagcctctctccacctcccccgGCTCCAGCGGGTCCAGGACTGTATGGCCGCCCAACCCAGACCAGCTGCCTCGAGAAAAAGCTGCCCCCCAGATCACACAGCACAAGTGGAGAGAGTCCAGCGCTGAGAGGCCACAGCTGATAAAAGACAACCAAGACCTCCGAGCAAAGGATACCAACACAGACTTACTCAAGACTACAGAAG GTACAATGCAGGAATCAAAGAGGACTCTCCTTCTGTCTACACTAGATGTGGTGGAGAAGCCAGCTGACACTGATAGATCCAAATCCCCTGTTGCCCCGGCCTCAAAGACCTCTAAGCtcacagaggaggagggggactCCATTGCCAAGGTGCTGGAGTGGTTTAACAGGAGCACCGACAGCAGCAACAGGCAGGACACAGACTCCATTCAGGACCTGGAGGACACCAAGGACGACATCACAGACTCAGAGGAGGAGGCCAAAGCAACGGTGATCACGCCAGCGGCAAACGTTTACACCATCATCCCCCGGCAGGAGAAGcccaaggagaagaagaagctgTTCCCAGATGATATCTGCTGGGTGGGTGAGCAGAGCGCGGACCTCTCTGATGAGGCTCCAGAGCAGAGGGACGCCCGGAGAGAGAGCCCCGCCATCACAGTCCGCCCCTTTCAGCCGGGCATCAGCAGGGATGGCTCCTaccagctccaaccatctgcaAACGCTGTGTTCACACCAGACACTACCTACCAACCACAACACTCCGGCCAATCCCCACCCCAGACAGAGACTAGCTACCAGCCTCAACGTTTCACCCAATCACCACTCCAAACAGAAACCACATACCAGTCCAAACACTTAATCCAATCCCCACTTCAAACAGAGACTAGCTACCAATCCAAACGCTCAATCCAGTCACCACTCCAAACAGAGACCACCTACCAATCCAAATCATCAATCCAATCAGCACTCCAAAAAGAGACTAGCTACCAATCAAAGCGCTCCATTCAGTCACCAATCCAACCAGAGACAAGCTACCAACCACAATATTCCACCCAATCTCCACTCCACACAGAGACCACCTACCAATCAAAATCTTCCATCCAATCACCACTCCAAAAAGAGACCAGCTACCAATCAAAACGCTCAATTCAGTCACCACTCCAAACAGAGACCACCCACCAATCCCAACGCTCCAGCCAATCACCATTCCAAACTGAGACCACCTACCACTCCCAAAGCTCCATCCAATCCCCACTTCAAAGAGAAATAACCATAGAAACAAACAGAACAACATACCAATCCAAACATCCCGTCCAGTCTGCAGTTAAAACAGAAACGACTTACCAGCCGCAACGTCCAGTCAGTTCTATGCCCAACAAAGAGGCAACAATCCAGGCCCATCCTCCAGTCCACTCAGTGCTCAAGACAGAAACAGCCTTCAAAGCCCAGCAGTACAGGCCTGAGGCACAGAAGCAGGGTCCTCCCAGACTAGAAGAGGTTCCTGTCCCAAGGGGACCCAAGGCAGAAGCTGGAGGTAACACCCGTCAGGACAGCCAGGACGAGAGACCAAAAATCGCCAACTTGAAGTCTTTCTGGGAGAGGGGCACCAGCGGCCCGAAGATCCTGATCAGCAGAACACACTTAAACACGGACAAGAAAACGATGCCTAGTCAACAGATGGACCTTGGACAGACTGGCAGAGATCAAATTGAAGAACCACTGAAGTCTGTCCAGAATTTTGAAATTAGGTCCATGAGCACCTCCTTAAATCCCCGCAATGAGGAGAAACCACAGAGGAAGCAGATTGTGGAAATAAATGAGCGAGGAGTTGAAGTCACACCAATTGAACAAAAGTATATGAATGTAAAGGTTGAGGATGAGAAGGTTCCAGAAAGTGTATCTTCTACTCAGAGGAGTGATACATTTGAGGGAAGCAGTCACATTCAGAAAGATGTTACTTCCTCAGAGGTGAAGACACCCCCATTTTCTCTCCATACCAGCCGATTTGCAAGGAGGGTGAGTGAAGAGGCCATGAAGTACTCCCGTATCCCTTTCAGTGAAGACGCCACAAAGTACTCCCATGCCCCTGCAAGTGGGGACACCATGAAGTACTCGCATGCCCCCACAAGTGAAGATGCCATGAACTACCCCCGTCCCCCTATGAGTGAAGACGGCATGAAAAACTCCAGTACCCCCGTAAGTGGAGATGCCATTAAGAACTCCTCTCCTACTCCCACAGCCCGTCCAGAAGCAGTTCAGAAAGCCGAAGAACGTGAGGAGGAGACGCCACCTGGATCGAGATCTCTGTCGAGAACAAGCACCCCGGTTCTTCCCTCAAGTCCAGTGTTGCCGGCCAAGCAGAACACCCAGCATTTAGAGAACCGGAGAGAGAGGTTAAGGCAGCTCAAGTCTTTCTGGGAGAGTGAAGTAGGTGGACCCAAACTCTACAGTGGCCGATCAAGAGACGCAGAGAGCAAGTCGAACCGGCCCTCAGGCTCCTCCTCTCTGAATAAAAGGTTCACCAAGTCTGCTTTTGATCTCAGGTCTATGGGCCTCAGTTCCAACGATGACTTTGATGACGCCTCAGGAGAGCACAGCTTTTCCGGTTCCACTATGAAAGACAAGGCTGAGAAACCCGCCCTGGCAGACACCAACTTCAAGAGTCTCAAAAACTTCTGGTCAGGATCTCCCTCAGTGCAAACTAGACCAAAGTCCCCAACGTCCAAGGACAGACTCCAAGGATCCAAAAGTCCCCCAGCAAAGCCTCACGAAATGAGTGGAGCTCCACGGGCGGCTTCcccacaacagtggaagcccaACTCCAACCCAACTTCCTCCTACCGAGGGTCAGACGAGATGTCAGATAAGTCCCATGGGAGGCCCAGGGAGGAGAGCTGGCACAGCAAAGCATCTTCAGCCAATCGAGAGGagcacccctcctccccctcactGAAGAGCCGACACAAAAGCAGGGATGAAGGCGGCACCAGCAACCGAAGGGCCTCAGTAGACAGCAGATCAGGCAAGGCCAGCCACAGAACCACCAGTGTGGAACCGGAGCAGAATCGAAAGACAGCACCTCAACATCAGTCCCGCCGGAACTCGGAGCAGGTTTCCCTCAACAGTGCACTGGGCCTGAAGAACCGATCGGGCCAGCCGCCACGCAGAACCAGCACAGGAAACCTGAATGAGAGAGCCGGCAGTATGCGCAGGGCTACCAGCATGTACTCCCTGGCTGTCAGGGAGGACGAGGAGCAGACCTCACCCAAGCCCTCTAAGAGGAGTCAAGAGCTCAGCTCTACAAAGCCCAAGAAGATGCCAGAGTTTGGCCTGAGCTTCGCAAAGAAGGCGTCTGAGGtggggaggagcagagagaagcTGAATGAGAGGCGACCATCAAATGAGAGGCGGCCATCGCGGACGTACGAGGACACCGAGTGCCAGCCGCTGGCACGCTCCTTCATCCCGCGGGACTACCAGCACTACTTGGGCATCCCCGAGAGGACGGGCACGTGCCCGGCAGCACCGGCCCCAGAGCCGCAGGAGGAGCTGTGCACATCCTTCTCCGACCAACCGGGCTGTGAGTGGAGCCACAGCGGCTGTCCGGTCCGGTCCAGCACACCTGTCGGGACAGAGGACCTGGGCGGGAGGAGGGGCAGTCTGGGGCCACGCCCCACGTACAGTGTGCCACCCAATGAGGATTTCAACCAGGAGTCACCAAGGAGCAGCGCCTCAGAGAGCTGGACGTCCTCACGGAAAAACTCCAAGT GTGAGGAGGAGCTTGATGGCCCAGTTCAAAAGGCCCTTAGGAGGGCAGCGATCCGACCTACCTTCACCAAGAGCCTGGAGGACATCACCGCGGCAACAG GGCcagagagggaaagtgagaaGGCCAGCATCTTCATGCACAGCAGTGGcgatg cctCCCCGTCCACCTCCACCCTGACCTCCTCCTTCTCAGAGCCGGAGCACCTGAGGAAGATGAGCAAGTCAGTGCCCTCGTTCCTGCAGGAGGATGTACGTTCACCTGATCCCCAGCTGCTCTGA